In Mixophyes fleayi isolate aMixFle1 chromosome 3, aMixFle1.hap1, whole genome shotgun sequence, the genomic stretch TAATTCAATGATGAGCATTGCTTAGTGAAAAATGCTTCAAGGATAGTCAAACCCATTTGTATGTTCTTGTATTTCATTTTCTCAGAGACTATACAGGTGGTGGTCTCTGCCCAAGCAAAGCAACGATAGTAGGGAAGACGGTCATAATAACTGGAGCTAATACAGGCATTGGTAAAGAAACGGCTTTGGAACTTGCAAAAAGAGGTAATAAGTTGTGTAGCTGCCCTTATAGGGGATGTACAGAAGTAAAAATCGGCGTACCAAACATTCTGTTACTCTACTATATTTATAAGGAGAAAGAATGCCATGTCTCAGGAAGCTCCCTAACTGCTAATCACTTCATATAGTAGAAGCACAATTAATTATTATtcattgacaaaacattaaagatGTTGTCCAGTGGGTAAATTATAAATAACATGGACAGTGTTGGCTATGTGTTATGTCATTACCGAACAGCAAAAGTCcaagaaaatatatatctttGTTTTACTTTGCAAAATGCAGTGATCTCAACATCTCAGAAAACAATAGTTTTTAATTTTAGTCTGCAGTGCAAGTGTAGCAATACTTTGGGATCTTTTCTCATGGGTACAGATAATGTACCCACCAATTTGGCCATGGACTAGGAATCCGATTCAGAAACTATACTGTtagagatctaggggtaaatgtatgaatctccggattcttcatctccggcgtgttcagcctcttcagcgcttaaattttaagcgacgctgcattgtaaagggaaacttccctttacaatgcagcgccgctttaaatttaagcgctgaagaggctgaacacgtcggagatgaagaatccggagattcatacatttaccccctaatgtttgttttctctttcttGACATCAATGTAAAGGTGGAAGAATAATTATGGCATGTCGGGACATGGGAAAGTGTGAAGATTCTGCAAGAGAAATCCGAGGAAAAACATTAAATCACAACGTGTTTGCCAAACATTTGGACTTAGCATCAACTAAGTCTATCAAAGAATTTGCAAAGAGCATACTGAAAGGTAACATCATTTTAATAGCAATGATTTTGTACAGGCAGAATATACTATTTTGATCAAAGTAATACACTAATCTTTTCTTCACATAGAATAAATAACACGTTGTTAAATTCTGGGAAGCACTTGTATATATGAGAAATTCCTAAAATGGCACTATTACAATCAAGAGTATAAAATATAGTTTAAGAAAGTGTCGTGACATTATTATTAAGCACAAGATAGTCAGATGTAAATATCAGCTCACTGTTtagaaacaaaattaaatatcaaAACTTCAATAACTAATCTACATCTCAGGAGACTTTAGACACAACATTTTGGTGATTATCCCCTGTGATTAGCTCAAAAGTATTCTCTATCACAGAGGCCTCTAAAATGACAGATGACACCATGTTAGTGTATTGCTTCTCAAAATGACATCATAAATCGGTGTATTCTAGCACACCAGATAACCATAGACCACAGATTCAAGAAATATAATATTATGATCAATAAGATCAACATTATATTGTTGTTGAAGATGTCATATTGGAAAGTAACTTGTGGTCAACTTTTAATTTATTGTCCAGTTTTTATGGAATCCCAAAGCAGTACACAGTGAGTAATGTCATACATCGCAGCAGATAGTAACATGAAGCAATATATGTTGGTATAATGGCACATGACATCATATGGCAATATACGTATAATGCGGTATACCATGACACTAAGCAGCATATTGTGCCATACAGCAGTATATAGTGACATCATATGGTGTAAGTGTATGATCTGCCATAATatagaataaaattatataaaggcATTAAGGCATCACATAGCAATATGTACTGGCTATGGTACAAAGGATATGTCAGGATGGACCTTGCTGGACTCTGCACACATTGGTTTTATTTGTGCATGGGGACATAGCTTGACATGGGAATGGATTGAGGATAATTTGGGGTGGAGTCTGAACAGTTGTCCTGTTAAGGTTGGGGGCACAGGTGAAAGTGTGTTAGACATTAAGGTCCATCCTGGTCAATATATGTGGGATCTGTCAACAAACTGTGTTTGCAGTCCCTATTAGAATAAATCATTTAAATCTGGCACAGCTACATcttatcagcatcatcatttatttatatagcaccaataattccgcagcgctgtacagagaactcactcacatcagtccctgcttacagtctaaattccctaacatacacacacacacacacacacacacacacacacacacacacacacacacacacacacacacacacacacacacacacacacacacacacacacacacacacacacacacacacacacacacacacacacacacacacacacacacacacacacacgtcaatttgttagcagccaattaacctaccggtatgtttttggagtgtgggaggaaaccggagcacccggagaaaacccacgcaaacacggggagaacatacaaactcctcacagctaaggccatagtcgggaattgaactcatgaccccagtgttgagaggcactttttttaaaacttaccttttccctgatgatactattcacactaatacactttcacaactgtcccaatctccactctaagccacactcactcctcttatttcagctgtgccttcttccacttagaatttaagttctccaatgagcagggtcctccatactctttgttttcatgtctgtatttattttatctgccttgtatgtccttgttttatgtatattccTGTTTTAtgtcaactctacatctcttctcctgatctctcttcctcccttatctctcgtgtatctgactgcctctctgccatctcctcctggatgtcctcccgctttctcaaaattaacatctccaaaactgaattcattgtctttcctccccccaaactccactcccaccacaacctctctatcgttgttaacaacaccaccatctcctctgttacccaactccgttgcctgggtgtcacccttgactcctctctctcttttgccccccatgtccaatcccttgcccaagcctgtagactccaacttcgcaacatagcccgcattccgacccttcctctcacaagacgccaccaaaaccatcatccatgcactcatcatctcccgcctcgactactgcaaccttttcctcactggcctccccctctctcatctcgcccccctccgctctgtactcaatgcggctgctcgactcatctttctctcacgccgctcctcctctgccttgccctacactggctccccatcccctacagaatcctcttcaaactccttaccaccacttacaaagctctctcccagtctactgccccctacatctccgacctcctcaccattcacactcctgcccgatccctgcgctctgccactgaccgtcgcctctcttccactctcattaccacttcccactccagaatccaagacttctcccgagctgccccctacactggaatgacctccctcgctccatccgtctcgctcccaagctgtgctccttcaaatgagcacttaaaactcacctgttccttaaagcctaccaatcatccacctaacccctcacctactctgctcgctcttccctctctcccctggtatcaccgctccctcttgtgtctgtttcgtccaccctcccttaggatgtaagctcgtttgagcagggcacttcttccctcgtgtctccactcctgttcttctgctccgtccttactccatttgtctgtcccggagttactgaagcactggtactttgtgtttactgttctgtactgtttaaccctgtatggtttactgtttgtactatgtacggcgctgcggacaccttgtggcgcctaacaaataaataataataatatgtatgttcctgttttatgtatgtcctattcTCCCTACTCtacagtgctgcagagcactgtggcgccctaatctacgctaataataataacaataatatgcaaaACTGCAGCTATGGGTTAACAGCAACATTTACTAACAACATTGTGTACCAAACTTTTAgttatgatattttattttagttactCTTGTTGCTTTTTCTAGAGGAAGAACACATAAACATTCTCATAAATAACGCTGCGGTAATGAGGTGCCCTCACTGGAATACTGATGATGGCTTTGAAATGCAGTTTGGAGTTAACCATCTGGGTAAGCCTTTGTAAAGTCTGATGTCAAAGTATTTGAATCGGGTTTGTATGAGGTTTGAGTTTATATTGTGAAGGTGCCATAGTACCGAGATCTGTGTAAGAAGTATGTTAAACTATAACCTCCAGCCTCCTATGTCAAGTATTGGctagcagtgcatgctgggagctGTGTTATAAAAAATGTCTGGAGAAAAAAGTGCTTTCTGCATCTATCTTTGGCTTTTCATATAGGAACAGCTACACTTTGTTAAATTTTTACACTACATCTGCTCATTCAAACATTGTCATGttagtgtttttattattcaGGTTACTCCCATGTGATCTGAGCTTCAGAAAAAATGTGAATACATGTTTCTATtattatattgacacaattatattgtattttacacaACACCTAATTTCATATGGTAAATGTTTTCTGCTGCATCCAATAAAAaagcatgattcatttttcaaagaGAGGCTATACCAAATTCTTGCTATATTAAATTGAAATGAGGTTTGCAGAGGTTTATAAAACAAGAAGATACAATGTCCTGCACAGATCCCCATTTCCCTACATATTACCATAAGTGGGAGTTATCGTCTTTTAATTTTTTGTTGAGAGATAATCAAATATTAGACGGAGGCTTTGATGGAACGGAGCCTGTATTGGAAAAGTATTTTGAAAACTGGTATAATACTTGTCATTAAAACTAAAATACACTTGACAAATCCTTTCTTAGGCATTAGAGTAGCTTTGTTTTAATTTGAAAGAggcatttatattgtttttagtaTATAAAATACTTTGTTCTTATAatgctttgtatttttttatgttactgTTTGACAGTTTAAACTTTGAATTATAATAACATAGCTATTTGACGCTTATTGACACTTGCAATGTTCTCATTGCTGTCCACAGGTCACTTCCTCCTAACTAACCTGCTGCTAGATAAGATGAAGGTCTCTGGACAGTCCCGCATTGTTAATGTATCTTCTTTAGCTCACATAGCAGGAGATATGGACTTTGAGGATTTAAATTGGGAGAAGAAGAAATATAACACAAAAGCAGCTTACTGTCAGAGCAAGCTTGCCAATATTCTGTTTACAAATGAATTGGCAAAGAAACTACAAggtaatgtaatgtaaatgtcGGTACAGGAAGGAGGTGACAATCCTGTAACCTTTAGTCTCTATACTGAGGCAAGAAATGTGGAAACACAAATAGCATTGGGACAGTCCACATTTGATCACACCAAAGGGTACCTCTTGGTCCACACATCTGTTGATGGGACAAGGATGTGATCCATGGGAGCTTCATCAACTGTGTACAGGTAGTAATTGTCCTTAAGTTGTCAAGAAACCCAGACAATTCTCCTTCTTCACAGAGATCTGGTAACAGCTATCCTGTACAACCCTAATTTTTATGATCTATGAATTTAATGCATTTAAGCAATATATGAATGATTAAATTAGGTACTTTCAATGTGCCACGCTTCCactcacaaaatatatttattgaagtGACTTTTCTTAGATTAATTAGCTTCTCCAAATGGAATATTGGTTGTTAAATTTTTAAAGCctctgtttatttgttttttgttattttcccacaaaactatttttattatagcattgaaaggaaaaagaaaggaaCACTTCATATGTGGTAATAAGAAACATGATATGAACATAGTACATAGGAACAGAATGTTTCTCAATTGTCGAGGGACAATCTGAGCATGGTTATACCGGTGGGAGCACATGGTCAGGGTCCCATTTGTATACGAAGACAATACATATATAGGAAAACAGTCCAGTTTCAAAATCCGAGAGGATGAGGAAAAACAAGACTAAACCTACAATTAATAGATAACAATAACTTCAACCTAGACCTTAAACTAACActaggggttaaatgtatgaatctccggattcttcatctccggcgtgttcagcctcttcagcgcttaaatttaaagcggcgctgcattgtaaagggaagtgtaTAGAAAATATGTAGAAAGAGAAGAAAGTTAACGTAGAGTAATGGGCAGTTGTGTTTCTTTGTTAATAAGTTTAAATAATCTTTCTGTATAGGAACAGAAGTTACGGCTAACTCTCTACACCCAGGAGTTGCAGATACTGAACTGGGCAGGCATACAGGACTGCACAGATCTACATTTTCTAGCACAGTATTAGGTAAGataaattgtatgttttttaaaCAATGTGCACGTCATTAAAAAAcagtctgtttttattttttgtttttgttacataATACACACGTCCCAACGAACTAGTAGAACCAAGTTAAAAAGACAAACACACACTGCCTGTGCCCCACTTTCAATTTATTCTCTAGGCAATAGAGCCTGGATAATTTTGAAAACAAATGAGCCAGGGTTTCGTTGGAAGCTGACTGGCAAAGCTGTGCCTACAACAGCTCACTTCTCAATTCTCAGTTTTTAAATTCATAGGATAACTATCAGACATATCATTATCACGATTTatttattaacctaccagtatgtttttggagtgtgggaggaaaccggagcacccggaggaaacccacatagacacgggaagaacatacaaactctgtgAATGTGATCTGAAGGTTGGGGGGCGCTGTCAATCTTAAatgaacaattaaataaaaaggaaCAGCACAAACCTCCTACAGATTCTATAACCAGCCTGCACTGATTATTATAATGTTAAAATTAGCAACATAAAGTCCACTTTTTTGTAATGATAACCAGGTTCCAGACTGGTTAATGCAAAGTAGGTGCATCTATTAGTGCTGGGGATCTTCCAGAATGAATGGGACTCATGGAGTGATGACTCTGCCAGCCCTGTGGTCCCTGTATAATGACCATGGAGTCCATACAACCTTTGTGCATTACACAAAAAAGCTAAACACACCTGCACCTCTTATATTTACTATTTTAATTGAACATAATACATACACTCCACACTGCCCTtattaaaaaaacactaaaaCAAAATGTGGCTATagtcttctgttcttgatcagATGTAGACCGGCTCTTACTGCTTCCTAATCCAaagtagaaaagaaaaatagtaTCTCTCCtactgtggaactaaaagtctaagcacaacagctggagagacacaggttacCTAACTCTTCTATACAATACCTTTAAGGCAATATGTGGCACTCCACCTGTTATCAAACTACAAGTCCGAGTATATAGCTTACCCCAAGGCACTATGGTATTATTACTCAGAAGACTATGATCGCTTCCTGCTCTGGCATAGACACAAAATGTGCAAAAGGCTGTCATGTTCATGCCCTCCTCCACAGAGGAAAAGTCTTTTATCCCGAAAACTGGAGACTGAAAGCTAGGGGGTCCTTTTACCTGTATATAGCTTACCCCAAGGCACTATGGTATTATTACTCAGAAGACTATGATCGCTTCCAGCTCTGGCATAGACACAAAATGTGCAAAAGGCTGTCATGTTCATGCCCTCCTCCACAGAGGAAAAGTCTTTTATCCCGAAAACTGGAGACTGAAAGCTAGGGGGTCCTTTTACCATTAGGGCAGTCAAAGTTTTTCTCAAGGAACAAAATGGTCTAGCTCCCCTAAATGGGATACTCAGAGGGTTGGGCAGGGAGGTGGAAATATAAGGGCCGTACCAACTCTCCTAGATCTGGGTGGCAGAACACATAAAGTCAACTGCACCCATCAGTCCAAGAAAAAGACTCACAAAAAACTGTGGAAGTAAACAGGTGGTAGTATATACATGAATAAGTGCTGTGAAGAAACTGCCCCAGCCTCTGCCTGGAATAAGGCTGTGTACTAAACCTAATCTAACATATATTTCAGGTCCTATGTTTTGGTTCTTAATAAAAACACCGAAACAAGCCGCACAGTCAAGTGTCTATCTGGCTGTGGGTGAGGATCTCCAAGGGAAATCTGGGAAATATTTCAATGCATTGAAAGAAAAAGAGCCAGCCAAGCAAGCTTTGAATGGAGAGACTGCAGAGAAGCTTTGGAAAGAAAGTGCTAAACTTGTGCATCTTGACGAAGCATTACAAGAATTGAAATCCTAATAGATCTTATTGTTAAATGTTTTACTGTTTcatgtaataataaaattataagttCAAACTTCCCGTAAAACTGTTCTGGACAAAagtgtcattcattttatcagacATAATCCTGGTATATGCTTGCGTAAATAGTGGTCAATATTTGGTCAAGTAATACACTATTAAGAAACCCAGTAATAAGAGTTCTGAACGTAAAATttaattttgggtgtaatttatgAGTTGTAATGAAATGCAAAGAATTACCTATGGTGTGGATCCTCTGATCCAGTAAGGACCCCCAAAGGTTCCATGTGGCCAGGTCTGATCTCCTCTTTGTCAAGATGGTCCTTTTCAAACCCAGCACTGATGGTCCCTACTCGTTGAACCTCTCATTCATGTGGGTGAGACGTTCATGAGAGAGGGGCATCAACAACAACATTCATTGTTTGAAAAGGCCTGGCATTGAAATAGCAAGAAGAGCAGTTCTGGACTCAAGGAGCATTTGGTAGACCAGATGGATCACAACAATCCCACTGCAAATCTAAATTATGAGGAAAAGTTCTGTTGTAAGGAGAATTAACACCCTATATATAAGTGGTAGGTTCCAGAGTTTCATACATTTATGTGCAAGCATTGTTTCCACAATCCCAAAATATGCTTAATAAAAAAATGGATGAAATATGTGCATTTGTTAGACATAATACACCAATCATTTGTTAAAAACAACTGTGAGATATTCTTATATCTGGCACTTTCTTATGTCAGAACATGCCAAAGATAAGCTACTGTTTGCCTCTCCCATTTCCCTTCCTCTACTTTACATTGCTAACTTCTTTGGTTCCAGTTGTGGCTCTATCTGACCTCTGTGCTGTGACCTGTTTAATAAACAGTATGACACCATAGTGTGACTTCCTATCTACTGATTAGTGGTTAACCCCCTTACCTATGGACATGTGCATAGATATTCTGCCAAACAATAAGCAAGGAATTTGGAACTCAATTTTAATTGAGTGCTAGTGTTTATAAAGCAGGTAAACCTATTAATAGATATTACAATGACTactgatgttttgtttttaaatcatttaTCTTCAATAGTAATTTGATTTTTTTCAGGCACCTACTTTGCTTCTTTGGTTTTTGAGAAATAGCTGTTCATGCTCGGCTTTCAAACCCTGTTCTCTCTGCAGCCAGGCCAAACTGATCAAAAgaacatattagtttattacatagAGTCAATTTATCATTGGGGCATCAtcatttttcatttataaaaCCCTCCAGCACTGAACAGTCAATACAACAAATCATACCaaaaacaaatcatacaaaaaacaaatcatacatagaaacagaacaaggacatGAGTCAGAGGGAAGAGAGAATCCTGCTTATAAGAATTACAATCTAAGGAGTTTTATACTAAGCAACTCTCCTAAAAGAATGACAGTATCAAGTAGTAACATTTCAGACTGCACTATCACCTAGGAATTGTTTTTTCCTAAGGTGTCCTAGCCCAAGCCGGGCCCTGAGGGCTGCTGCATACAGCCATTCTACCCGGGGCTCTCAGTTCACCAATAAAGGCATTGTGGAATAATTTTCTTAACCACCTATAAATGGTAGAAGGGAGTGTAGGTTTGAGCATAAGGACCCCTCAGCCATCTATTGATTGTGGGTTGTGACTCTCCTCcagctcccctcccctccctcccgcAGCCCCCAGGGCTTTCTCAGCCTCAGTAAAACAGCTTACATAGAGCAGGTCCGAGGGCTCTGGATAGTTGGAGAGGCACCCGTAGAATATAAATTCCTAGCTGTGAATGCAGGTTTAATAGTAAATTCTCTACATGTTCAGAAACGCTGATTAATTGGGCACACTGCAAATTtgtacagccatggccaaaagttttgagaattacacaaattttatttttcacaaagtctgctgccccagttttatgatggcaatttgcatatacttcagaatgtcatgcagagtgatcagatgaattgcaattaatttcaaagtccctttttgccatgacaattaactttatcccaaaaacaacatttccactgcaatcaaccatttattggatcatcaagaactgcaaggagagaggttcaatagttgtgaagaaggcttcagggcgcccaagaacctCCAGtaagcaccaggactgtctcctaaagttgattcagctgcaggttCGAagcaccatcagtgcagagcttgctcaggaatgaaaGCCGTAAGGTGTGTGTtcgcatctgcacgcacagtgaggcgaagacttttggaggatgtcatggtgtcaagaaggtcaggaaagaagccaattctctccaggaaaaacatcagggacagactgatattctgcaaaaggtacagggattgtacttctgaggactggggtaaagtcattttctctgatgaatcccctttcaggttgtttgggggatctggaaaaacgcttgtctggagaaggaaagttgagcgctaccatcagtcctgtgtcatgccaactgtaaagcatcctgagaccattcatgttaggggttgcttctcagccaagggagtgggctcactcacaattttgcctaagaacacagccatgattaacatcctccaaaagcaacttctcccaatcatccaagaacagtttggtgacaaataaTCCCTTTTgctgcatgatggagcaccttgcccaTAAGGAAAAGTGGTAACTTAGTGGCTCAAGGATCAaagcattgaaattttgggtccgttgccaggaaactccccagaccttaatcccattgagaactcctcaagagacgggtggacaagcaaaaatccacaaattctgatatcagtcagtatgtggcccagaagttgattgacagcacgccagggcgaattgcagaggtcttcaaaaagaagggtcaacactgcaaatattgactctttgcataaaattattgtaactgtcaataaaagcctttgacacttatgaaatgcatgtaattttacttcagtacaccGTAGCAAtatttgacaaaaaggtctaaaaccactCGAGCAGCaacctttgtgaaaaccaatacttgtgtcattctcaaaacttttggccatgactgtacataacaGAGTCAAGACACAGGAAAACGCAGggacttttgtatttatttatttttagaattgagGAAAAACAATGGGGTGACtggaaaaaaaagataatacaaTAGTATCTGGTTTCGATATAATTTTAAGTAACATTGTACAAATAATGTATAGCTCTACCAAGGATGCTAAAATAagctataaattaaaaaaacattaggcCGTTGTTTCCAGTTCCAGCAGAGGGAGTCCAAGGCTTTTCATTTTTTCATAGAAATACCATATGCTGCTAATAGATGTGCATGTCTctataaaaatgcaaacaaagcAGATTGGAAGCTATTTACTAGTAATCCACAGCAactaatcagacatttgctttcatcttCTAATTTGCATTTTATCAGTCAAACCTAAttactgattggttgttataggttgTTGCACATTCGCACTGTTCGTAAAACACAGCCGGTGTGTATATTCCATGTCCGCAAAATGTCCAGCCACTACTGTT encodes the following:
- the RDH13 gene encoding retinol dehydrogenase 13, which gives rise to MNKYVVAASVVGTLVGGSILIKDYTGGGLCPSKATIVGKTVIITGANTGIGKETALELAKRGGRIIMACRDMGKCEDSAREIRGKTLNHNVFAKHLDLASTKSIKEFAKSILKEEEHINILINNAAVMRCPHWNTDDGFEMQFGVNHLGHFLLTNLLLDKMKVSGQSRIVNVSSLAHIAGDMDFEDLNWEKKKYNTKAAYCQSKLANILFTNELAKKLQGTEVTANSLHPGVADTELGRHTGLHRSTFSSTVLGPMFWFLIKTPKQAAQSSVYLAVGEDLQGKSGKYFNALKEKEPAKQALNGETAEKLWKESAKLVHLDEALQELKS